GACCAGCAGCCCGGCAATTACAAGCCGAGATACAACGCTGCGCCGGGGCAGATGATTCCTGCGATAATTAGCGGTGTTGGGCGCGGGGCCGATGGCAGCACATACGCGCCTGCCAATCGGCTCGGCGAGCTGCGCTGGGGGCTTGTGCCTGCATGGGCGCAGGACGACCGCGGCGGGGCGAGGATGATCAACGCGAGGTCGGAGACGGCTGCGGAGAAGCCGGCGTTCCGCCAGCTGCTCGCTCGCAAGCGCTGTCTCATACCAGCCGACGGCTTCTATGAATGGGAGCGCCGCGGCAAGAGCAAGCAGCCGATCCGATTCGTGCTGAGAAGCGGGGAGCCGTTCGCGATGGCGGCGCTGTACGATACGTGGGTGCGGCCAGATGGTACGAAGCTGCATACGTGCTCGATTATGACGACAGAGCCGAATTCGGTTGTG
Above is a genomic segment from Paenibacillus sp. YYML68 containing:
- a CDS encoding SOS response-associated peptidase: MCGRYTITLDWDELVLRFMLDQQPGNYKPRYNAAPGQMIPAIISGVGRGADGSTYAPANRLGELRWGLVPAWAQDDRGGARMINARSETAAEKPAFRQLLARKRCLIPADGFYEWERRGKSKQPIRFVLRSGEPFAMAALYDTWVRPDGTKLHTCSIMTTEPNSVVARVHDRMPVILTRDHEERWLDRRLQSTSELLPMLKPYAAEELDFYEVDSGVGKVSWDEPGCIERIESLPG